The following are encoded together in the Bacillus sp. NP157 genome:
- a CDS encoding class I SAM-dependent methyltransferase: MNLRHELATPTPLDTRLRETQEAFDSVAADYDGPRGNNELIQRMRQTLWSTVREELPAGSRLLDLGCGTGIDAVEFARSRFRVTASDWSPRMVERARQRAQEAGVADRLEAVHVGVQELERIEGEFDGIYSNFGPLNCAPDLAAVAGQCARLLRPGGTLVFSVMGRICPWEVGHYAVRGRFRRAAVRGARGVTPVGMNRHTIWTYYYMPREFYAAFAKDFALSRYSALSLFLPPPYMVERVRRRPAFYERLGKLDDRLGGLPLLRDMGDHFLIVMHRR, translated from the coding sequence ATGAACCTACGGCACGAACTGGCGACGCCGACGCCGCTTGATACCCGCCTGCGCGAGACGCAGGAAGCCTTCGACAGCGTGGCCGCCGACTACGACGGCCCGCGCGGCAACAACGAACTGATCCAGCGCATGCGCCAGACCCTGTGGTCCACCGTGCGCGAGGAATTGCCGGCCGGTTCGCGCCTGCTCGACCTGGGCTGCGGCACGGGCATCGATGCGGTGGAATTCGCCCGCAGCCGCTTCCGGGTGACCGCCAGCGACTGGTCGCCGCGGATGGTGGAGCGGGCCCGCCAGCGGGCGCAGGAGGCCGGCGTGGCCGACCGCCTCGAGGCCGTCCACGTGGGCGTGCAGGAGCTGGAACGCATCGAGGGCGAGTTCGACGGGATCTATTCGAACTTCGGTCCACTCAACTGCGCGCCCGACCTCGCCGCCGTGGCCGGACAGTGCGCGAGATTGCTGCGCCCCGGCGGCACCCTGGTCTTCTCGGTGATGGGCCGGATCTGCCCGTGGGAAGTCGGCCACTACGCCGTGCGCGGCCGCTTCCGCCGCGCCGCCGTGCGCGGCGCGCGTGGCGTCACGCCCGTGGGCATGAACCGCCACACCATCTGGACCTACTACTACATGCCGCGCGAGTTCTATGCGGCGTTCGCGAAGGATTTCGCGCTGAGTCGCTATAGCGCGCTCAGCCTGTTCCTGCCGCCGCCGTACATGGTCGAGCGGGTGCGTCGGCGCCCGGCCTTCTACGAGCGGCTGGGCAAGCTCGACGACCGCCTCGGTGGCCTGCCGCTGTTGCGCGACATGGGCGACCACTTCCTGATCGTGATGCATCGGCGTTGA
- a CDS encoding amidohydrolase family protein translates to MNARAAHAVRLRGARAVTAAGDAPVLPGVAGTRFSAGVAERAFDVDLRDHFVLPGLVNAHEHLQVNCVPPLREGAPFPNSYAWIDAFQAHFDEPAVKAAIALPKALRLRHGALKNLLAGTTVVAHHDPWHAALDAADFPIGLLRGHGWSYALAGPAFGPPVRESFSATPADRPWLIHLAEGSDEVARGELQSLDNLGCLASNSVLVHGVGLSGADMDRVVARGAAVVWCPVSNRSLLGVTLDPRRLAAAGCLALGSDSRLSGARDLLDEMHAVRDVLPAATLLGLATCDAARILRLHGHGALAVGAQADFIVVTDRGGEPTSALDGLRRADLRAVVRGGMPCVADPDFADWFEAAGVDAVAVMLDGRPKLVDARLADDALMALEPGFERVH, encoded by the coding sequence TTGAACGCCCGCGCCGCCCATGCCGTGCGTCTGCGTGGCGCCCGCGCCGTGACGGCCGCGGGCGATGCGCCCGTGCTTCCCGGCGTGGCCGGCACGCGCTTTTCGGCAGGGGTGGCGGAACGTGCGTTCGATGTCGACCTGCGCGACCACTTCGTGCTCCCCGGGCTGGTCAATGCACACGAACACCTCCAGGTGAACTGCGTGCCGCCATTGCGCGAGGGCGCGCCCTTTCCGAACAGCTACGCGTGGATCGACGCCTTCCAGGCGCACTTCGACGAGCCTGCCGTGAAAGCCGCCATCGCCTTGCCCAAGGCGCTGCGCCTGCGTCATGGTGCGTTGAAGAACCTGCTCGCCGGCACGACCGTCGTGGCGCACCACGATCCCTGGCACGCCGCGCTGGACGCCGCCGACTTCCCCATCGGCCTGCTGCGCGGGCATGGCTGGAGCTACGCCCTGGCCGGCCCCGCCTTTGGTCCGCCGGTGCGCGAGAGTTTCTCGGCGACGCCAGCGGATCGCCCGTGGCTGATCCACCTGGCCGAAGGCAGCGACGAGGTGGCCCGTGGTGAGCTGCAATCCCTCGACAACCTCGGTTGCCTCGCCTCGAACAGCGTGCTGGTGCATGGCGTCGGCCTCAGCGGCGCGGACATGGATCGCGTGGTGGCGCGTGGCGCCGCCGTGGTCTGGTGTCCGGTGAGTAACCGCAGCCTGCTCGGCGTCACGCTCGATCCACGGCGACTGGCCGCGGCGGGGTGCCTTGCACTCGGCAGCGATTCGCGGCTTTCCGGCGCACGGGACCTGCTCGACGAGATGCATGCGGTGCGCGATGTGCTGCCGGCGGCAACCCTGCTAGGCCTGGCGACGTGCGACGCGGCACGCATCCTTCGGCTGCATGGACACGGCGCACTGGCCGTCGGTGCGCAAGCCGACTTCATCGTCGTGACCGATCGCGGTGGCGAACCCACGAGCGCCCTCGACGGGCTGCGCCGTGCCGACCTGCGCGCGGTGGTGCGCGGCGGGATGCCGTGCGTGGCCGATCCGGACTTCGCCGACTGGTTCGAAGCGGCGGGCGTCGACGCCGTGGCGGTCATGCTCGACGGTCGGCCGAAGCTGGTCGATGCGCGTCTCGCCGACGATGCGCTGATGGCGCTCGAGCCCGGCTTCGAGCGGGTGCACTGA
- a CDS encoding O-antigen translocase: MNILRAGAWSAIGTAARLATALVLVKLVAWLAGPVGVGRLGQFMSLMSLLAVLAGGGISAGVVKYVAEYRDDPARLSRLLSSALGYAMVAACVMACAALLFARPLATWLLGDPTYDSLIRVLAIAQLGIALVNYVLAVINGFMDVRRLALVQVAGSLLSVALALCLARWFGLYGALLAIVLGQLFWLLVGLPAWWRSPYFRRGMLSVRFDPEMTRRLAAFSLMSLSSALLPPLVNIAVRDHLAGSFGWEQVGYWQAVTRVSDAYLLFFTTAINIYYLPRLASLHERPALLGELRGAARVLLPAVAASAALVYILRGWITRLLFNADFDPANDLYAAQLVGDVVKIAAFVLSYLMLAKAMTRLFIVSECVFAASYLVLVYVFTARYGLPGAMLAFAVNYLAYLVFNLVVVRRYLGGLPA, encoded by the coding sequence ATGAATATCCTTCGTGCGGGCGCATGGTCGGCGATCGGCACGGCGGCGCGCCTGGCCACGGCGCTGGTGCTGGTGAAACTGGTGGCCTGGCTGGCCGGCCCGGTGGGCGTGGGTCGGCTTGGCCAATTCATGAGCCTGATGTCGCTGCTGGCAGTGCTCGCCGGTGGGGGGATCAGCGCGGGGGTGGTGAAGTACGTCGCCGAATACCGCGACGACCCGGCCCGCCTGTCGCGGCTGCTGTCGTCGGCGCTCGGTTACGCCATGGTCGCCGCCTGCGTGATGGCCTGCGCCGCCTTGCTGTTCGCCCGCCCGCTGGCGACGTGGCTGCTCGGCGATCCCACGTACGACAGCCTGATCCGCGTGCTGGCCATCGCCCAGCTCGGCATCGCGCTGGTGAACTACGTGCTCGCCGTGATCAACGGCTTCATGGACGTGCGCCGGCTCGCTTTGGTCCAGGTCGCCGGTTCCCTGCTCAGCGTGGCGCTGGCGCTGTGCCTGGCTCGCTGGTTCGGGCTGTACGGCGCGTTGCTGGCGATCGTGCTGGGCCAGTTGTTCTGGCTGCTGGTCGGGCTGCCGGCGTGGTGGCGCAGCCCATATTTCCGCCGCGGCATGCTCAGCGTGCGCTTCGATCCGGAGATGACCCGCCGGCTGGCGGCGTTCTCGCTGATGAGCCTGTCCTCCGCGCTGTTGCCGCCGCTGGTGAACATTGCCGTGCGCGACCACCTGGCCGGCAGCTTCGGCTGGGAGCAGGTCGGCTACTGGCAGGCGGTCACGCGCGTGTCGGACGCCTACCTGCTGTTCTTCACCACCGCGATCAACATCTATTACCTGCCGCGGCTGGCCTCCCTGCACGAACGCCCCGCGCTGCTCGGCGAACTCCGCGGCGCGGCACGCGTGCTGCTGCCCGCCGTCGCGGCGAGTGCCGCGCTCGTTTACATCCTGCGTGGCTGGATCACCCGGCTGCTGTTCAACGCGGACTTCGATCCGGCCAACGACCTCTACGCCGCGCAGCTGGTCGGCGACGTGGTGAAGATCGCGGCCTTCGTGCTGTCCTACCTGATGCTGGCCAAGGCGATGACCCGGCTGTTCATCGTGTCCGAGTGCGTGTTCGCCGCCAGTTACCTGGTCCTGGTCTACGTGTTCACGGCGCGCTACGGGCTGCCTGGAGCGATGCTCGCCTTCGCCGTCAACTACCTCGCTTACCTGGTCTTCAACCTTGTCGTCGTACGCCGCTACCTCGGGGGCTTGCCTGCATGA
- a CDS encoding acetyltransferase has protein sequence MARPLVLVGAGEFALIAREYFTHDAGREVVAFAVERAWLDGETVDGLPVIAYEDIESIYPQDEVDIFVAIPASGLNRLRTRFYLDLKRRGYRFARYISSRAFVWRNAQVGEHCFIFENNVIQPFTTIGDNCILWSGNHIGHRAILHDNVFMASHAVVSGYCEIGTNSFVGVNATFNDRVRVAADNVIGAGALVVRDTEPGLVYVGSPAKALPGKSSLDVAL, from the coding sequence ATGGCCCGGCCGCTAGTCCTCGTCGGTGCGGGCGAATTCGCGCTCATCGCGCGCGAATACTTCACCCACGACGCCGGCCGCGAGGTCGTGGCGTTCGCGGTGGAGCGTGCGTGGCTGGATGGCGAGACGGTCGACGGCCTGCCTGTCATCGCCTACGAAGACATCGAATCGATCTATCCGCAGGACGAGGTGGACATCTTCGTCGCCATCCCCGCGAGCGGCCTGAATCGACTGCGTACGCGGTTTTACCTCGACCTGAAGCGGCGCGGTTATCGCTTCGCCCGTTACATCAGTTCGCGTGCGTTCGTCTGGCGCAACGCCCAGGTGGGCGAACACTGCTTCATCTTCGAGAACAACGTGATCCAGCCGTTCACCACCATCGGCGACAACTGCATCCTGTGGAGCGGTAACCACATCGGCCACCGCGCGATCCTCCACGACAATGTGTTCATGGCTTCGCATGCCGTGGTGTCGGGCTACTGCGAGATCGGTACGAACAGCTTCGTCGGTGTCAACGCGACCTTCAACGATCGCGTGCGCGTGGCCGCGGACAACGTCATCGGCGCGGGTGCGCTGGTCGTTCGCGATACCGAACCCGGCCTGGTTTACGTGGGTTCGCCCGCGAAGGCCTTGCCCGGCAAGTCCAGCCTCGACGTGGCGCTCTGA
- a CDS encoding class I SAM-dependent methyltransferase produces the protein MGGAPVLDPAPAYALWAASYPAHAHNPLMHAEERAMLGQLPASLAGRSVVDAGCGSGRYLRHALARGATTLVGVDLSAPMLARAAGVFADTPASARIALAQGDLRTLPVPDASADVVLCGLAVGHVPDLAAVLRELARIARPGATVLVSDFHPIGAALGWQRDFRVGDERYAVRHAIHHYSAWHDACAAAGLRIDHVAEPMLDPADIPSGARFDRVALDVPVALVFRLTRHAT, from the coding sequence ATGGGCGGCGCACCCGTGCTCGATCCCGCACCGGCGTATGCCTTGTGGGCTGCCTCGTATCCCGCGCACGCGCACAACCCGCTGATGCACGCGGAGGAGCGGGCGATGCTCGGCCAGCTTCCCGCCTCGCTCGCCGGACGCAGCGTGGTCGACGCGGGCTGCGGCAGTGGCCGCTACCTGCGTCATGCCCTGGCGCGCGGCGCCACGACGCTAGTCGGCGTGGACCTGTCGGCACCGATGCTGGCCCGCGCCGCCGGCGTCTTCGCCGACACCCCGGCAAGCGCGCGGATCGCGCTCGCCCAGGGCGACCTGCGCACGTTGCCCGTGCCGGATGCCAGCGCCGACGTCGTGCTCTGCGGCCTCGCCGTGGGCCACGTCCCCGACCTTGCCGCCGTGCTGCGCGAGCTGGCCCGGATCGCCCGGCCAGGCGCCACGGTACTGGTCAGCGACTTCCATCCGATCGGCGCGGCACTCGGCTGGCAACGCGATTTCCGCGTGGGCGACGAGCGCTACGCCGTGCGCCACGCCATCCATCACTACAGCGCGTGGCACGACGCCTGTGCCGCGGCCGGGCTGCGCATCGACCACGTCGCCGAGCCGATGCTTGATCCCGCCGACATCCCGTCGGGCGCGCGTTTCGACCGCGTTGCCCTCGATGTTCCCGTGGCGCTGGTGTTTCGCCTCACCCGCCACGCTACCTGA
- a CDS encoding glycosyltransferase, translated as MNTWPLVSVLIPAYNHEDFVERCLDSVLEDPYPSKEIVVIDDGSTDKTSERILAWIDRHGHEVAIEFAQHANKGITATLNELAARARGEFLRLGASDDYLLPGGLEAQVRYLQRHPGKGAVIGDSVVVDREGRRLHASGMTDLHGADKRLYASEPGIRRAVITRWAIGGPVALLRRSALETVARWTEGLRIDDWDLFLRLAARDALGFIDVPVCAYRLHGANLSKTRHRATRIVNLEESRQVAIRRIGLFDEPCRTLLRAQIHYIGAKIAFLQGRPSSVAMRMACFVLLRGWAAIRPAGAHPHPEQA; from the coding sequence ATGAACACGTGGCCGCTGGTTTCCGTGCTGATCCCCGCCTATAACCACGAGGATTTCGTCGAGCGTTGCCTGGACAGCGTGCTGGAGGATCCCTATCCGTCCAAGGAGATCGTCGTCATCGACGACGGCTCCACCGACAAGACCAGCGAACGGATCCTCGCGTGGATCGACCGGCATGGGCACGAGGTGGCCATCGAGTTCGCGCAGCACGCCAACAAAGGCATCACCGCGACCCTCAACGAGCTGGCTGCGCGTGCGCGCGGTGAATTCCTCCGGCTTGGCGCGAGCGACGATTACCTGTTGCCGGGTGGCCTCGAAGCCCAGGTCCGCTACCTGCAGCGGCATCCCGGCAAAGGCGCCGTGATCGGCGATTCGGTGGTGGTCGATCGCGAAGGCCGTCGCCTGCATGCCAGCGGCATGACAGACCTGCACGGTGCCGACAAGCGCCTGTACGCGAGCGAGCCGGGCATCCGCCGCGCCGTGATCACGCGCTGGGCGATCGGCGGCCCGGTCGCGCTGCTCCGGCGCAGTGCGCTGGAAACCGTCGCGCGCTGGACCGAAGGCCTGCGCATCGATGACTGGGACCTGTTCCTGCGCCTGGCCGCGCGCGATGCGCTGGGCTTCATCGACGTGCCGGTGTGTGCCTACCGGCTGCACGGTGCCAACCTCAGCAAGACCCGGCACCGGGCGACGCGGATCGTGAACCTGGAAGAGTCACGCCAGGTCGCCATCCGCAGGATCGGCTTGTTCGACGAGCCGTGCCGCACGCTGCTGCGTGCGCAGATCCATTACATCGGCGCGAAGATCGCCTTCCTGCAAGGGCGCCCCTCGAGCGTGGCGATGCGCATGGCGTGTTTCGTACTCCTGCGCGGGTGGGCGGCGATTCGCCCGGCTGGCGCGCACCCGCATCCGGAACAGGCATGA
- a CDS encoding DegT/DnrJ/EryC1/StrS family aminotransferase: MDVPFLSLREVNARHADELKAAVARVIDSGWYLLGDELAAFEREFAAWCGVRHVVGTGNGLDALSLVLRAWRGMGALAEGDEVIVPANTFIASFLAISENGLRPVPVEPDPATFNLDPARVEAAIGPRTRVIMPVHLYGQLADMAALGDIASRRGLLVLEDAAQAHGASWDGARAGSFGHAAAFSFFPGKNLGALGDGGAVATDDDALAARVAALRNYGSAQKYHHPVRGINSRLDEIQAAMLRVKLRYLDADTSRRRAIAARYRDGIRHPGIRLPAAVREEAHAWHLFVVRCSWRDALQRHLAALGVQAQVHYPVPPHRQLAYAELAQLSLPLTERIHREVLSLPLNPALSDAQVEQVIAACAAFAEEAA, encoded by the coding sequence ATGGACGTCCCCTTCCTGAGCCTGCGCGAGGTCAACGCCCGCCATGCCGACGAGCTGAAGGCCGCGGTGGCACGCGTGATCGATTCGGGCTGGTACCTGCTGGGCGATGAACTGGCCGCCTTCGAACGTGAATTCGCCGCGTGGTGTGGCGTCCGCCACGTCGTCGGCACCGGCAACGGCCTGGATGCGCTGTCGCTGGTGCTGCGGGCGTGGCGCGGGATGGGCGCGCTGGCCGAAGGCGACGAAGTCATCGTGCCGGCGAACACCTTCATCGCGAGCTTCCTCGCCATCAGCGAGAACGGGCTGCGCCCGGTGCCGGTCGAGCCCGACCCGGCGACGTTCAATCTCGATCCCGCGCGGGTCGAAGCCGCGATCGGTCCGCGGACGCGGGTCATCATGCCGGTGCATCTCTACGGGCAACTGGCGGACATGGCCGCGCTCGGGGACATCGCCAGCCGGCGTGGCCTGCTGGTGCTGGAGGATGCGGCGCAGGCACATGGTGCGAGCTGGGACGGTGCACGCGCCGGCAGCTTCGGCCACGCGGCAGCCTTCAGCTTCTTCCCGGGCAAGAACCTCGGCGCACTGGGTGACGGAGGCGCGGTCGCCACCGACGACGATGCGCTGGCCGCGCGCGTCGCCGCGCTGCGCAATTATGGATCCGCGCAGAAGTATCACCACCCCGTGCGGGGCATCAATTCGCGCCTGGACGAGATCCAGGCCGCGATGTTGCGGGTGAAGCTGCGTTACCTCGACGCCGATACGTCGCGTCGCCGCGCGATCGCCGCGCGGTATCGCGACGGCATCCGTCATCCCGGCATCCGGTTGCCGGCGGCGGTACGCGAGGAAGCCCACGCGTGGCACCTGTTCGTCGTTCGCTGCAGCTGGCGCGATGCGTTGCAACGGCACCTCGCAGCGCTGGGCGTCCAGGCCCAGGTGCACTACCCGGTGCCGCCACATCGCCAGCTGGCGTATGCCGAACTGGCGCAGCTCAGCCTGCCGCTGACCGAACGGATCCACCGCGAGGTGTTGAGCCTGCCGTTGAACCCGGCGCTCAGCGATGCACAGGTGGAGCAGGTGATCGCGGCCTGCGCGGCGTTTGCCGAGGAGGCCGCATGA
- a CDS encoding GNAT family N-acetyltransferase — protein sequence MLAVRPYVPADEARWDALVARSRNGTFLHRRAYMDYHAARFSDASLLVEEEGELLAVLPANRDGDTVSSHAGLTYGGMVATPALRAEATLAAFRAVGQHYRGLGVRRLVYKPVPHVFHATAAEEDLYALHRVGASVVRRDLSSMLVPRDRPEMTGMRRRAVARARKACVGTRVGDDIAPFHALLVGTLRRHGVEPTHSAAELALLHDRFPGQIVLHEAHRDGELLAGAIIFDFGHTVHTQYLAASDVGRETGALSLLLAELIGEVYADRARLSFGISTEDEGRVLNPGLVAQKESFGAHAVVHDRYEWLL from the coding sequence ATGCTGGCGGTTAGGCCGTATGTGCCCGCCGACGAGGCTCGCTGGGATGCGCTGGTGGCGCGTTCGCGCAATGGCACGTTCCTGCACCGGCGTGCGTACATGGATTACCACGCCGCCCGCTTCAGCGACGCCTCGCTGCTGGTGGAAGAGGAGGGCGAGCTGCTCGCCGTGCTCCCGGCCAATCGCGACGGCGACACCGTGTCCAGCCATGCGGGCCTGACCTATGGCGGCATGGTGGCGACGCCGGCGCTACGCGCGGAGGCCACGCTCGCCGCCTTTCGTGCCGTGGGCCAGCATTACCGCGGCCTCGGCGTGCGACGGCTGGTCTACAAACCGGTCCCGCACGTCTTCCACGCCACCGCCGCCGAGGAAGATCTTTACGCCTTGCACCGGGTCGGTGCATCGGTGGTTCGCCGCGACCTGTCGTCGATGCTGGTGCCGCGTGATCGCCCGGAGATGACCGGCATGCGCCGGCGTGCCGTGGCCCGTGCGCGCAAAGCTTGTGTGGGAACGCGCGTAGGCGACGACATCGCGCCGTTCCACGCCCTGCTGGTCGGGACGCTACGCCGCCACGGCGTCGAACCGACCCACAGCGCCGCGGAGCTCGCGCTCCTGCACGACCGCTTCCCGGGCCAGATCGTGCTGCACGAAGCGCACCGCGATGGCGAATTGCTCGCCGGGGCGATCATCTTCGATTTCGGCCATACCGTGCATACGCAATACCTCGCGGCCTCCGATGTTGGGCGCGAGACCGGCGCGCTGAGCCTGTTGCTGGCCGAGCTGATCGGCGAGGTCTATGCCGACCGGGCCCGCCTGAGCTTTGGCATCTCCACCGAGGACGAGGGAAGGGTGCTCAATCCCGGGCTGGTGGCGCAGAAGGAATCGTTCGGCGCGCATGCGGTCGTGCATGACCGCTACGAGTGGCTGCTGTGA
- a CDS encoding B12-binding domain-containing radical SAM protein: protein MSHTLLVNPTITSRQSARFPLALLNLSAALDRRGESTIVDGNMDRDIVDATLRAIATKPVDAVGISVMGGPQMAPSIAVSKAIREHHPSLPIIWGGYFPTLYTDTTLAAPYVDYAVRGQGEETLPDLIAALERPDRDVSRIAGLSWRDANGHAVHNPNRHFALGDPGIVLPYEKLGDPRRYLARTFLGQRTAAHQAAIGCRFRCTFCGVAAMFGGMTQLPAAARLDRDLSYLKHQLGADSIQYFDHNFFDREEDMIPLLEVMAKHELPWWCYARSDALLKLSESSWKLVRKSRLRMAYIGAESPSGAMLKEIRKGTRPDQTLEVAELCRRHGVIPELSFMVAPPENTEEETEHTFEFIRELKRINPASEIIVYVYTPLPESSKHEKDRGKRASMPLLDLHGEPMVFPASPEEWTEKRWVDYACHADAPWLTDDLRRRIQDFVTVLRCRFPTVQDLRSPSWAKRGLSAMASWRYQRRQYDKPWELNLANRLVKLRLPQVSGI from the coding sequence ATGTCGCACACCTTGCTGGTCAACCCGACGATCACCTCGCGACAAAGCGCACGCTTTCCGCTTGCGCTGCTCAACCTGTCCGCGGCGCTGGACCGGCGCGGCGAGAGCACGATCGTCGACGGCAACATGGATCGCGACATCGTCGACGCCACGCTGCGGGCGATCGCCACGAAGCCGGTCGACGCGGTCGGCATCAGCGTCATGGGTGGCCCGCAGATGGCGCCATCGATCGCCGTGTCGAAGGCGATCCGCGAGCACCATCCTTCGCTGCCGATCATCTGGGGCGGCTATTTCCCCACGCTTTACACCGATACCACGCTGGCCGCGCCGTACGTCGACTACGCCGTGCGCGGGCAGGGCGAGGAGACGCTGCCCGACCTGATCGCGGCACTCGAGCGCCCCGATCGCGATGTCTCGCGGATCGCCGGGCTGTCCTGGCGCGACGCGAACGGCCACGCCGTGCACAATCCCAACCGGCATTTCGCCCTCGGTGACCCGGGCATCGTCCTGCCGTACGAGAAGCTCGGCGATCCGCGTCGTTACCTCGCGCGTACCTTCCTTGGCCAGCGCACCGCCGCGCACCAGGCCGCGATCGGCTGCCGCTTCCGTTGCACCTTCTGCGGGGTGGCGGCGATGTTCGGCGGGATGACCCAGTTGCCCGCCGCCGCGCGACTCGACCGCGACCTGTCCTACCTCAAGCACCAGCTGGGCGCGGACTCCATCCAGTACTTCGACCACAACTTCTTCGATCGCGAAGAGGACATGATCCCCTTGCTGGAAGTGATGGCGAAGCACGAGCTGCCCTGGTGGTGCTACGCCCGCAGCGACGCCTTGCTGAAGCTTTCGGAGAGCAGCTGGAAGCTGGTCCGCAAGAGCCGGCTGCGGATGGCCTATATCGGCGCCGAGTCACCCAGCGGCGCGATGCTGAAGGAGATCCGCAAGGGCACGCGGCCCGACCAGACGCTGGAAGTGGCCGAGTTGTGCCGGCGCCACGGGGTGATCCCCGAACTGTCCTTCATGGTCGCGCCCCCGGAAAACACCGAGGAAGAGACCGAGCACACCTTCGAGTTCATCCGCGAGCTGAAGCGGATCAACCCGGCCTCGGAGATCATCGTCTACGTCTACACGCCGCTGCCGGAGAGCAGCAAGCATGAGAAGGATCGCGGCAAGCGCGCGTCGATGCCCCTGCTCGACCTGCACGGCGAACCGATGGTGTTCCCGGCCTCGCCCGAGGAATGGACCGAGAAGCGCTGGGTCGACTACGCATGCCACGCGGATGCGCCGTGGCTGACCGACGACCTGCGCCGGCGCATCCAGGATTTCGTCACCGTGCTGCGGTGCCGGTTCCCCACGGTGCAGGACCTGCGTTCGCCCTCGTGGGCGAAGCGCGGCCTCAGCGCGATGGCGTCGTGGCGCTACCAGCGCCGCCAGTACGACAAGCCGTGGGAGCTGAACCTGGCCAACCGACTGGTGAAGCTGCGGCTGCCCCAGGTGTCCGGCATCTAG